A genomic region of Pristiophorus japonicus isolate sPriJap1 chromosome 20, sPriJap1.hap1, whole genome shotgun sequence contains the following coding sequences:
- the LOC139232903 gene encoding probable G-protein coupled receptor 21, whose protein sequence is MTSVWTVQNRSMNSSLEGNNTSRPFCLLGFSYYETVNICLLEVIIIVFLTVLIISGNLIVILVFHCAPLLNHHTTSYFIQTMAYADLFVGISCLVPSLSLLNYPTGSHESLTCKFFGYIVSVLKSVSMTSLACISVDRYIAITKPLSYNRLVTPWRLRVCIIIIWLYSCIVFLPSFFGWGKPGYHGDIFEWCANSWETNVYFAGFIVVLLYAPAAFVVCFTYFNIFRICQQHTKEISERRARFNTPEGASTENPPSSEKRYAMVLFRITSVFYILWLPYIIYFLLESSHIYDSPEVSFLTTWLAISNSFCNCVIYSLSNSVFRKGLKRLSGAVCASCIWYVESKNPSLPGSKRSSNGCNA, encoded by the coding sequence ATGACATCCGTTTGGACTGTGCAAAACAGAAGTATGAACTCTTCCTTGGAAGGAAACAATACTAGCCGACCATTCTGTCTTTTGGGATTCAGTTACTACGAAACTGTTAACATTTGTCTCCTGGAAGTAATCATCATTGTTTTTCTCACTGTGTTAATCATTTCAGGTAACCTTATTGTTATATTGGTATTTCATTGTGCACCTCTTTTGAATCATCATACTACAAGTTATTTCATTCAGACCATGGCGTACGCTGATCTTTTTGTTGGAATCAGTTGCTTGGTTCCGTCTTTGTCCCTTCTGAACTATCCGACAGGTTCCCACGAATCTTTAACGTGCAAATTTTTTGGATATATTGTGTCCGTTTTGAAAAGCGTCTCGATGACTTCTCTGGCCTGCATCAGTGTCGATCgatacattgcaattaccaaaccgcTATCTTACAATCGGCTGGTCACACCATGGAGGTTGCGAGTTTGCATTATAATAATCTGGCTGTATTCCTGCATTGTATTCCTTCCTTCTTTTTTTGGCTGGGGGAAGCCAGGCTATCATGGGGACATATTTGAATGGTGTGCAAATTCCTGGGAAACAAACGTTTACTTTGCAGGATTTATCGTGGTTTTACTGTATGCCCCGGCCGCTTTTGTAGTCTGTTTTACCTATTTCAACATATTCAGAATATGCCAGCAGCACACTAAGGAAATCAGTGAAAGACGTGCTCGGTTTAATACACCAGAAGGGGCATCAACAGAAAATCCACCCAGTTCCGAGAAACGTTATGCTATGGTTCTGTTTCGAATCACCAGTGTGTTTTACATCCTTTGGCTTCCGTATATCATTTACTTCCTCCTTGAAAGCTCTCACATTTATGATAGTCCAGAGGTATCTTTTCTGACCACCTGGCTTGCCATTAGCAATAGCTTCTGTAACTGTGTTATTTACAGCCTCTCCAACAGTGTCTTTCGGAAGGGCCTGAAACGCCTCTCAGGTGCTGTCTGTGCTTCGTGTATCTGGTATGTGGAAAGCAAAAACCCTTCACTACCTGGAAGTAAAAGATCTTCCAATGGCTGCAATGCTTGA